In Lysobacter luteus, a single window of DNA contains:
- a CDS encoding ABC1 kinase family protein — protein MQDGPQAREAGEYVPEGGLARTAKILRFLLKYRNAGVFSGLDLDAATAEHGIPPQTEGRPEQFVSDLEALGPTFVKIGQALSTRPDMVPPEYLAALERMQDDVAPVEFPVIRQAVEDALGVRLNKAYATFDETPLGCASLAQVHRATLRDGREVAVKVQRPHAVEQIRADLDALASIADRVDHSTRLGRRMRFGDWVHEFRKTLLAELDYRTEAENLDRFARHFEPYPELTVPAPVWDLTRTRVLTMDLVTGTKVTDISGMRRAEEPLENLAEALMRGYLDQTFVYGEIHADPHPGNLLVTPDGRLAIFDLGMVAHVPPRQRDHLLKLLFAAVDGRGEEVAGEAISMGTRLEDFDEERYMREIGQLVSRYAAHQSGGGAAQMHTLSEGRLVLDLTRIATACGLRTPPELSLLGKTLLSLESVCHALDPEMDVKRIVEDHLDHVMRERLRKSLSPANLAGEMIELHGLLRDAPRKLSDVLSLLADNRMQVRISGFEDSQILEALQKIANRVAAGVVTAALILASALMMKVDAGPQLFGYPAIALVLFLIGAALGITIVFSALFSDRRAKPHEERAPR, from the coding sequence TTGCAGGACGGACCGCAGGCCCGGGAAGCGGGCGAGTACGTGCCGGAGGGCGGGCTCGCGCGGACGGCCAAGATCCTGCGGTTCCTGCTCAAGTACCGGAACGCGGGCGTTTTCAGCGGGCTGGACCTCGACGCGGCCACGGCCGAGCACGGCATCCCGCCCCAGACGGAAGGGCGCCCCGAGCAGTTTGTCAGCGACCTGGAGGCGCTTGGCCCCACGTTCGTCAAGATCGGCCAAGCGTTGTCGACGCGGCCCGACATGGTGCCGCCCGAGTACCTGGCAGCCCTCGAGCGGATGCAGGACGACGTCGCGCCCGTGGAGTTCCCGGTCATCCGCCAGGCGGTCGAGGACGCACTCGGTGTGCGACTGAACAAGGCCTACGCAACCTTCGACGAGACCCCGTTGGGCTGCGCCTCGCTGGCACAGGTGCATCGGGCGACCCTGCGGGACGGCCGCGAGGTCGCGGTGAAGGTGCAACGGCCGCATGCGGTCGAACAGATCCGCGCCGACCTCGACGCGCTGGCGTCGATCGCCGACCGGGTCGACCACTCCACCCGCCTCGGCCGCCGCATGCGCTTCGGCGACTGGGTCCACGAGTTCCGCAAGACCCTGCTGGCCGAACTCGATTACCGCACCGAGGCGGAAAACCTGGACCGCTTCGCCCGCCATTTCGAACCCTACCCCGAGCTGACGGTCCCGGCGCCGGTGTGGGACCTGACCCGCACCCGCGTGCTGACCATGGACCTGGTCACCGGCACCAAGGTCACCGACATCAGTGGCATGCGCCGCGCCGAGGAACCGCTGGAGAACCTGGCCGAGGCACTGATGCGCGGCTACCTAGACCAGACGTTCGTGTACGGCGAGATCCACGCCGATCCGCATCCGGGCAACCTGCTGGTCACGCCCGACGGCCGCCTGGCGATCTTCGACCTGGGGATGGTGGCGCACGTGCCCCCGCGCCAGCGCGACCACCTGCTCAAGCTGCTGTTCGCCGCGGTCGACGGGCGCGGTGAGGAGGTCGCCGGCGAAGCCATCTCGATGGGCACCCGGCTGGAGGACTTCGACGAAGAGCGCTACATGCGCGAGATCGGCCAGCTGGTCTCGCGTTACGCCGCGCACCAGTCCGGCGGCGGCGCGGCGCAGATGCATACGCTGTCGGAGGGGCGGCTGGTGCTGGACCTCACACGTATCGCCACCGCCTGCGGCCTGCGCACGCCGCCCGAACTCAGCCTGCTGGGCAAGACGCTGCTGAGCCTCGAGTCGGTCTGCCACGCGCTCGACCCCGAGATGGACGTCAAGCGCATCGTCGAGGACCACCTGGACCATGTCATGCGCGAGCGGCTGCGCAAGTCGCTTTCGCCGGCCAACCTCGCCGGGGAAATGATCGAACTGCACGGACTGCTGCGCGACGCGCCGCGAAAGTTGTCCGACGTGCTCTCCCTGCTCGCCGACAACCGCATGCAGGTGCGCATCAGCGGATTCGAGGACTCGCAGATCCTGGAGGCGTTGCAGAAGATCGCCAACCGGGTCGCGGCCGGCGTCGTGACTGCAGCGCTCATCCTTGCCTCGGCGTTGATGATGAAGGTTGACGCCGGGCCACAGCTGTTCGGCTATCCGGCGATCGCGCTCGTGCTGTTCCTGATCGGCGCCGCACTGGGCATCACGATCGTGTTCAGCGCGCTTTTCAGCGACCGGCGCGCGAAACCCCACGAGGAGCGCGCGCCGCGCTGA
- a CDS encoding DUF488 domain-containing protein has product MDDVAAGTGTLWTIGHSTREWTVFTAMLSDAGIQVLVDVRRFAGSRRNPQFSGETMARTLPEAGFRYLPMPDLGGRRKADPDTRNTAWRNASFRGYADYMETPPWQAACGRLAELAARERVAIMCAEALWWQCHRGLIADRFKADGWQVMHLTAPGRSEPHPYTSAARIVDGELDYSAPEPPQASLF; this is encoded by the coding sequence ATGGACGATGTCGCCGCCGGCACTGGCACGCTGTGGACGATCGGCCACTCCACCCGGGAGTGGACGGTGTTCACGGCGATGCTGTCCGACGCGGGCATCCAGGTGCTGGTCGACGTGCGCCGTTTCGCCGGTTCCCGCCGCAACCCGCAGTTCTCCGGCGAGACGATGGCGCGGACACTGCCGGAGGCCGGTTTCCGCTACCTGCCAATGCCCGACCTGGGCGGGCGGCGCAAGGCCGACCCCGACACCCGCAATACCGCATGGCGCAACGCGAGTTTCCGCGGCTATGCCGACTACATGGAAACCCCGCCGTGGCAGGCCGCCTGCGGCCGACTGGCGGAACTGGCCGCACGCGAGCGGGTGGCGATCATGTGCGCCGAAGCGTTGTGGTGGCAGTGCCACCGCGGGTTGATCGCCGACCGCTTCAAGGCCGACGGCTGGCAGGTGATGCACCTCACCGCACCTGGTCGCAGCGAGCCGCACCCGTATACCTCCGCCGCCCGCATCGTCGATGGCGAACTGGATTACTCGGCGCCAGAGCCCCCGCAGGCCTCATTGTTCTGA
- a CDS encoding SulP family inorganic anion transporter, whose amino-acid sequence MRQDWLGNVRGDVLSGLVVALALIPEAIAFSIIAGVDPKVGLYASFCIAVVIAFTGGRPAMISAATGAMALVMVDLVADHGLQYLLVATLFTGVLQIIAGLLKLPALMRFVSRSVITGFVNALAILIFMAQLPQLIGVPWMVYPMVAGGLAIIYLFPRITRAVPSPLVAIVVLTVLALTTGIRVPTVGDMGELPDALPMLLLPQVPLTLETLLIVLPVSGTLAVVGLLESMLTAQIVDDLTDTPSDKNREARGQGIANIASGLLGGMAGCAMIGQSVINVKSGGRGRLSTLVAGVFLLVLVVFAGPWVARIPMAALVAVMIMVSIGTFSWSSIRDLRKHPPTSSIVMIGTVVVTVLTHDLAKGVLTGVLLSALFFARKVGQVLHVASVSADAGRARHYTVTGQVFFASGQDFINRFDFREAVDRVLIDVSGAHFWDLTAVGALDKVVMKFRREGAQVEIVGLNEASATLVSRLGVHDKPGAERLMGDAGNH is encoded by the coding sequence CTGCGCCAGGACTGGCTCGGCAACGTACGCGGCGACGTGCTGTCCGGCCTGGTGGTGGCCTTGGCGCTGATACCGGAGGCCATCGCGTTCTCCATCATTGCCGGGGTGGACCCGAAGGTCGGCCTGTATGCCTCGTTCTGCATCGCGGTCGTCATCGCCTTCACCGGCGGCCGCCCGGCAATGATTTCCGCGGCGACGGGGGCGATGGCGCTGGTCATGGTCGACCTGGTCGCCGACCACGGCCTGCAGTACCTGCTCGTGGCGACTCTGTTCACCGGAGTGCTGCAGATCATCGCGGGTCTGCTGAAGCTGCCGGCGCTGATGCGGTTCGTATCGCGCTCTGTGATCACCGGCTTCGTCAACGCGCTGGCGATCCTGATCTTCATGGCGCAGCTTCCGCAACTGATCGGCGTGCCGTGGATGGTGTACCCCATGGTGGCCGGCGGGCTGGCGATCATCTACCTGTTCCCGCGCATCACCCGTGCGGTGCCGTCGCCGCTGGTCGCGATCGTGGTGCTGACCGTGCTGGCGCTCACCACCGGCATCCGCGTGCCGACGGTCGGCGACATGGGCGAGCTGCCCGACGCGCTGCCTATGTTACTGCTGCCCCAGGTGCCGCTGACGCTGGAAACGCTGCTGATCGTGCTGCCCGTGTCCGGCACGCTGGCGGTGGTGGGCTTGCTGGAATCGATGCTGACCGCGCAGATCGTCGACGACCTGACCGACACCCCCAGCGACAAGAACCGCGAAGCGCGGGGGCAGGGCATCGCCAACATCGCGTCGGGCCTGCTGGGTGGCATGGCCGGCTGCGCGATGATCGGCCAGTCGGTGATCAACGTGAAGTCCGGCGGGCGCGGCCGGCTCTCGACGCTGGTGGCCGGCGTGTTCCTGCTGGTGCTGGTGGTGTTTGCCGGGCCGTGGGTGGCGCGCATCCCGATGGCGGCGCTGGTGGCGGTGATGATCATGGTCTCGATCGGCACCTTCAGCTGGTCGTCCATCCGCGACCTGCGCAAGCACCCGCCCACGTCCAGCATCGTGATGATTGGCACCGTCGTGGTGACGGTACTGACGCATGACCTCGCCAAGGGCGTGCTGACCGGGGTGCTGCTGTCGGCGCTGTTTTTCGCGCGCAAGGTGGGGCAGGTGCTGCATGTCGCTTCGGTGTCGGCCGACGCGGGACGGGCACGCCACTACACCGTGACGGGGCAGGTGTTCTTCGCCTCCGGCCAGGATTTCATCAACCGCTTCGACTTCAGGGAAGCCGTCGATCGTGTTCTGATCGACGTCAGCGGCGCGCACTTCTGGGATTTGACTGCGGTAGGTGCGCTCGACAAGGTGGTCATGAAGTTCCGCCGCGAAGGCGCGCAGGTGGAGATCGTTGGTCTCAACGAGGCCAGCGCGACGCTGGTCAGCCGACTGGGCGTGCACGACAAGCCCGGTGCCGAACGCCTCATGGGCGATGCCGGCAACCACTGA
- a CDS encoding universal stress protein yields MSAVPGSSPHIHAGGRVLAAIDASAYTESICRHAAWAATRLGAPLEIVHVIDPTEQTAPVDLSGNLALGEQETLLLQLSALDEERSKLSRERGRLLLQQAQQFAASAGADAVVRMRHGGVSDTLLELENDVRLFVVGKRGEHADFARGHLGSEVERIVRSVHRPLLVASREFRPVKRALIAFDGSATTRKAVEMVTASPLFRGLQVHVVTVGKGDPGASAAGLDWARGTLADAGFDVTARAIAGEPEDAIAAYVRDEAVDLLVMGAYGHSRIRRLIVGSTTTEMLRNCQIPVLLLR; encoded by the coding sequence ATGAGCGCAGTTCCCGGCAGTTCCCCGCACATCCACGCCGGCGGCCGCGTTCTGGCGGCGATCGACGCTTCCGCCTACACCGAGAGCATTTGTCGACACGCTGCCTGGGCCGCGACGCGGCTGGGCGCGCCGCTTGAGATTGTCCACGTCATCGACCCGACGGAGCAGACCGCGCCCGTCGATCTCAGCGGCAACTTGGCGCTGGGCGAGCAGGAGACCCTGTTGTTGCAGCTCAGCGCGCTCGACGAGGAGCGTTCGAAGTTGTCACGGGAGCGTGGCCGCCTGCTGCTGCAGCAGGCCCAGCAGTTCGCCGCCAGCGCCGGCGCCGATGCAGTGGTCCGGATGCGACACGGCGGGGTGTCCGACACCCTGCTGGAGTTGGAAAACGACGTGCGCCTGTTCGTGGTCGGAAAGCGCGGCGAGCATGCCGACTTTGCCCGTGGCCACCTGGGCAGCGAGGTGGAGCGCATCGTTCGCTCGGTGCATCGGCCGCTGCTGGTCGCTTCGCGCGAGTTTCGGCCGGTCAAGCGCGCGCTGATCGCCTTCGACGGCAGCGCCACCACGCGCAAGGCCGTTGAGATGGTGACTGCCAGCCCGCTGTTTCGTGGACTGCAGGTCCATGTGGTGACGGTGGGGAAGGGCGACCCCGGCGCCAGCGCGGCCGGGCTGGACTGGGCCCGCGGGACATTGGCCGATGCCGGTTTCGACGTGACCGCCCGCGCGATCGCGGGCGAACCCGAGGACGCCATCGCCGCCTACGTGCGCGACGAGGCCGTGGACCTGCTGGTGATGGGGGCCTACGGCCACTCGCGCATCCGGCGCCTGATCGTCGGCAGCACCACCACCGAGATGTTGCGCAACTGCCAGATCCCGGTGCTGTTGCTGCGCTGA
- a CDS encoding BON domain-containing protein: MNRGNPSGPRRDQDFDPRQRQYRDMPSATNRRWGAPSGQNDSFGYEGQGGWGDFTHQFPNADFNQGGYGEDQGRHAQSGHGRGGSEYANTSRHSRGVSHSGRGPRNYTRPDASIVDELIDRMTEHEALDATEILLIVEDGVVTLTGEVPERRMKHLAEDIADEVRGVREIENRIRVDNGSSSFGPPGEGVRSGENQVGSAFSSSGRISDPLSDDAVRVGRAGTESEAPERHVANTQAGDKARKK; this comes from the coding sequence ATGAACCGAGGCAACCCGAGCGGCCCGCGCCGCGACCAGGATTTCGACCCGCGCCAGCGGCAATACCGCGACATGCCATCGGCGACCAACCGCCGCTGGGGTGCGCCGTCGGGCCAGAACGACTCGTTCGGTTACGAAGGCCAGGGCGGTTGGGGCGACTTCACCCACCAGTTCCCCAACGCCGACTTCAACCAGGGCGGCTACGGCGAGGACCAGGGCCGGCACGCGCAGAGCGGGCACGGACGCGGCGGGTCGGAGTATGCCAACACCAGCCGGCATTCGCGTGGCGTGAGCCACAGCGGGCGAGGCCCGCGCAACTACACCCGCCCCGACGCGAGCATCGTCGACGAGCTGATCGACCGCATGACCGAGCATGAGGCCCTGGATGCGACCGAGATCCTGCTGATCGTCGAGGATGGCGTGGTGACACTGACCGGCGAGGTGCCGGAGCGCCGCATGAAGCACCTGGCCGAGGACATCGCCGACGAGGTGCGCGGTGTGCGCGAGATCGAGAACCGCATCCGGGTCGACAACGGTTCGTCGTCGTTCGGGCCGCCCGGAGAAGGCGTGCGCAGCGGCGAGAACCAGGTCGGCAGCGCGTTTTCGAGTTCCGGCCGGATCAGTGATCCGTTGTCGGACGATGCGGTTCGGGTTGGGCGCGCGGGCACCGAATCGGAAGCGCCCGAACGACACGTCGCCAACACGCAGGCGGGTGACAAGGCGCGGAAGAAGTAG
- a CDS encoding ABC transporter ATP-binding protein: MPSSPASTHSPTGPQAKPSLRDRFNALRNLPPFLRQIWATSPALTIATLGLRVVRAFLPIATLYIGKLIIDEAVRLVGVGVDFDTLEAAWRAGVLDTLLWLLALEFALAIVSDLLGRLVSYGDSLLSELFTNATSIRLMQHAATLDLEDFEDPDLQDKLDRARRQTMGRMNLMSQLFGQVQDAITVVSFAIGLLVYAPWLILLLAIALIPAFVGESHFNALGYSLNFAWTPERRQLEYVRQMGASVETAKEVKIFNLHKYLIERYRVLADGFFRANRALARRRAFWGTLLAALGTLGYYIAYAYIAWRTVSGDFTIGDLTFLASSFRRLRQLLEGLLVGFSQVAGQALYLEDLFSFFEIEPEIVSPADALPVPKPIRQGFVFENVGFRYPDAEKWALRGLDFELRAGEVLALVGENGAGKTTLVKLLARLYDPDEGRILLDGRDLRDYDLDDLRANIGVIFQDFVRYHLTAGENIGVGQIDAMDNEVRIREAARRAMADGVIESLPMGYDQLIGRRFKTGVDLSGGQWQKIAIARAYMRDAQVMILDEPTAALDARSEFEVFQRFKELSDQRTAVLISHRFSSVRMADRILVLADGRLEASGTHAELMAAGGRYAELFELQAAGYR, encoded by the coding sequence ATGCCGTCTTCACCCGCTTCCACGCATTCCCCCACCGGACCGCAGGCAAAGCCGAGCCTGCGCGACCGCTTCAACGCGCTGCGCAACCTGCCGCCGTTCCTGCGCCAGATCTGGGCCACCAGCCCTGCCCTCACCATCGCCACGCTCGGGCTGCGGGTGGTGCGCGCGTTCCTGCCGATCGCCACGCTCTACATCGGCAAGCTGATCATCGACGAGGCGGTGCGGCTGGTCGGCGTCGGGGTCGATTTCGACACGCTGGAGGCGGCATGGCGCGCGGGCGTGCTCGACACCTTGCTGTGGCTGCTGGCGCTGGAGTTCGCCCTGGCGATCGTGTCGGACCTGCTGGGCCGGCTGGTGAGCTACGGCGACTCGCTGCTGTCGGAGCTGTTCACCAACGCGACCAGCATCCGGCTGATGCAGCATGCGGCGACGCTCGACCTTGAGGACTTCGAGGACCCGGACCTGCAGGACAAGCTGGACCGCGCGCGCCGGCAGACGATGGGCCGGATGAACCTGATGAGCCAGCTTTTCGGCCAAGTGCAGGATGCGATCACGGTGGTCAGCTTCGCGATCGGCCTGCTGGTCTACGCCCCTTGGCTGATCCTGCTGCTGGCGATCGCGCTGATCCCGGCCTTCGTCGGCGAGTCGCACTTCAACGCGCTGGGGTATTCGCTCAACTTTGCCTGGACACCCGAACGGCGCCAGCTGGAGTACGTGCGGCAGATGGGTGCCAGCGTCGAGACGGCCAAGGAGGTGAAGATCTTCAACCTCCACAAGTACCTGATCGAACGCTACCGGGTACTGGCCGACGGGTTCTTCCGCGCCAACCGTGCGCTGGCGCGGCGACGCGCGTTCTGGGGCACGCTGCTGGCGGCGCTCGGCACGCTGGGCTACTACATCGCGTACGCGTACATCGCCTGGCGCACGGTCAGCGGCGACTTCACGATCGGTGACCTGACCTTCCTGGCGTCGAGCTTCCGGCGCCTGCGCCAGTTACTGGAAGGACTGCTGGTCGGGTTCTCGCAGGTCGCCGGGCAGGCGCTCTACCTGGAGGACCTGTTCTCGTTCTTCGAGATCGAACCGGAGATCGTCTCCCCCGCGGACGCGCTGCCCGTACCAAAGCCGATCCGCCAGGGCTTCGTGTTCGAGAACGTCGGCTTCCGCTATCCCGACGCCGAGAAGTGGGCATTGCGCGGACTCGACTTCGAGCTGCGCGCGGGCGAGGTGCTGGCGCTCGTGGGCGAGAACGGCGCCGGCAAGACCACGCTGGTCAAGCTGCTGGCCCGCCTCTACGACCCTGACGAGGGCCGCATCCTGCTGGATGGCCGGGACCTGCGCGACTACGACCTCGACGACCTGCGCGCCAACATCGGCGTGATTTTCCAGGACTTCGTGCGCTACCACCTGACCGCCGGCGAGAACATCGGCGTCGGCCAGATCGATGCCATGGACAACGAGGTGCGCATCCGCGAGGCCGCACGCCGGGCCATGGCGGACGGCGTGATCGAAAGCTTGCCGATGGGTTATGACCAGCTGATCGGCCGCCGCTTCAAGACCGGCGTGGACCTGTCGGGCGGCCAGTGGCAGAAGATCGCGATCGCCCGCGCGTACATGCGCGACGCCCAGGTGATGATCCTTGATGAGCCGACCGCGGCCCTGGATGCGCGCAGCGAGTTCGAGGTGTTCCAGCGCTTCAAGGAGCTCTCCGACCAGCGCACCGCGGTGCTCATCAGCCACCGGTTCAGCAGCGTACGGATGGCCGACCGCATCCTGGTGCTGGCGGACGGCCGCCTGGAGGCCAGCGGCACCCACGCCGAGCTGATGGCCGCCGGCGGGCGCTATGCCGAGTTGTTCGAGCTGCAGGCGGCCGGGTACCGCTGA
- a CDS encoding DUF3182 family protein: MSAKTAVYLLPAAGRAGARDHTASTRHDLAQRLAAVLGHEFRGDYDPTAPLPGGPCYFIPADTLCAAEAEALGIHGEHDLFGGVVPHPFLTTKTISHPAIGPDARVPEGWSHALWQHMGDAVLPGFSAFTPADVREAGRRLLGRGPVRLKLANGIGGSGQSTAADTAELDAAIAALDPGDVHRHGVVVELNLDAPVTYSIGCVTVGNWQIAYHGTQQNTVDHRGNEVYGGSDLDVVRGGFDALLQLDLTSAQRLAVEYAMRYDAAVSRAYPGFFASRRNYDVASGTDRTGGDQCGVLEQSWRIGGASPAEIAALDAFNRDPALHRVRVQCCERYADQPPPTGATVHYRGDDGQAGMLCKYSLVTERHAA; encoded by the coding sequence ATGAGCGCAAAGACCGCGGTCTACCTGTTGCCCGCGGCGGGTCGCGCCGGCGCGCGCGACCACACGGCATCGACCCGGCATGATCTTGCCCAACGGCTGGCCGCAGTGCTGGGCCACGAGTTTCGTGGCGACTACGACCCGACCGCTCCGTTGCCCGGGGGTCCGTGCTATTTCATCCCGGCCGACACCCTGTGCGCTGCCGAGGCCGAAGCGCTGGGTATCCACGGCGAGCACGACCTGTTCGGTGGCGTCGTGCCGCACCCGTTTCTTACAACCAAGACGATCAGCCATCCCGCCATCGGCCCTGACGCACGCGTGCCGGAGGGCTGGTCGCACGCCCTGTGGCAACACATGGGTGATGCGGTGTTGCCTGGATTCTCTGCATTCACGCCGGCCGACGTGCGCGAGGCCGGCCGGCGGCTACTGGGCCGCGGCCCGGTGCGGTTGAAGCTGGCAAACGGGATTGGTGGTAGCGGGCAGAGCACCGCGGCTGACACTGCGGAACTGGATGCCGCGATCGCCGCCCTGGACCCGGGAGATGTGCACCGCCATGGCGTCGTGGTTGAGTTGAACCTCGACGCGCCAGTGACCTACAGCATCGGCTGCGTCACCGTCGGCAATTGGCAGATCGCCTACCACGGCACCCAGCAGAACACCGTCGACCACCGTGGCAACGAGGTGTACGGCGGTTCCGACCTGGACGTGGTACGGGGTGGCTTCGATGCACTGCTCCAGCTCGACCTGACATCCGCCCAGCGGCTCGCGGTCGAGTACGCGATGCGCTACGACGCCGCCGTGAGCCGCGCCTATCCGGGATTTTTCGCTTCGCGGCGGAACTACGACGTCGCCTCCGGCACTGACCGCACTGGTGGGGACCAGTGCGGGGTGCTCGAGCAGTCGTGGCGCATTGGCGGCGCCAGTCCGGCCGAGATCGCCGCGCTGGATGCATTCAACCGTGATCCGGCGTTGCACCGGGTGCGCGTCCAATGCTGCGAGCGTTACGCCGACCAGCCGCCGCCGACGGGTGCCACCGTGCATTACCGCGGTGATGACGGGCAGGCCGGCATGCTCTGCAAGTACAGCCTGGTCACGGAGCGCCACGCCGCATGA
- a CDS encoding alpha/beta hydrolase family protein, producing the protein MSIRLDTVEIPVARQKLEGTVLSPTTQFPGVLFVHGWGGKQEHDLSRAREVAGLGAVCLTFDLRGHERNAGQWETVNREENLADLCAAYDWLAAEPNVDPGAIAVVGISYGGYLASILTTHRDVRWLALRSPALYPDEGWELPKRKLHEQNDLDAYRRSRIHWRDNRALAAAAGFRGDVLVVEAGNDEVIPHQVIENFVAAFQQPRSLTARRLTGADHALTEKSFQSDYNAVLVKWLTEMIVGARAGDAASEVERHKQATSGHESARH; encoded by the coding sequence ATGAGCATCCGCTTGGACACCGTCGAGATTCCGGTCGCGCGCCAAAAGCTGGAGGGCACCGTGCTGTCGCCCACCACGCAGTTCCCGGGCGTGCTGTTTGTCCACGGCTGGGGTGGCAAGCAGGAGCACGACCTCAGCCGTGCGCGCGAGGTTGCCGGCCTTGGTGCGGTGTGCCTCACCTTCGACCTGCGTGGCCACGAGCGCAATGCAGGCCAATGGGAGACGGTCAACCGCGAAGAGAACCTGGCCGACCTGTGCGCGGCCTACGACTGGCTGGCGGCCGAACCCAACGTGGACCCGGGCGCGATCGCGGTGGTCGGCATCAGCTACGGCGGTTACCTCGCGTCGATCCTGACGACCCACCGCGACGTGCGCTGGCTGGCGCTGCGGTCCCCGGCGTTGTACCCCGATGAGGGCTGGGAGCTGCCCAAGCGCAAATTGCACGAGCAGAACGACCTGGACGCCTACCGTCGCAGCCGCATCCACTGGCGCGACAACCGGGCGCTGGCGGCTGCGGCCGGGTTCCGCGGCGACGTGCTGGTGGTGGAGGCCGGCAACGACGAGGTCATCCCGCACCAGGTCATCGAGAATTTCGTCGCGGCCTTCCAGCAACCCCGTTCGCTGACCGCACGCAGGCTGACCGGCGCCGACCACGCGCTGACCGAGAAAAGTTTCCAGAGCGACTACAACGCCGTGCTCGTGAAGTGGCTGACCGAAATGATCGTCGGTGCCCGCGCGGGCGACGCGGCGTCGGAGGTCGAGCGCCACAAGCAGGCGACCTCCGGACACGAAAGCGCGCGGCATTGA
- a CDS encoding fumarate hydratase, translating to MNLSARPAAFPSTRQPVSIRQADLIQSVADALQYISYYHPVDYIKSLAAAYEREESPAAKDAIAQILINSRMCAEGHRPICQDTGIVTVFLEIGMDVRWDDATMSVEDMVHEGVRRAYAHPDNKLRASVLADPAGKRVNTKDNTPGVVNVKVVPGNTVDVIVAAKGGGSEAKSKFAMLNPSDSIVDWVLKTVPTMGAGWCPPGMLGIGIGGTAEKAMLLAKESLMEPIDITELQARGPSNRAEELRLELYDKVNALGIGAQGLGGLTTVLDIKVKDYPTHAANLPVALIPNCAATRHAHFTLDGSGPVMLDPPSLADWPELTYSPQNARRVDLDAVTREDVASWKPGEVLLLNGKLLTGRDAAHKRIVGMLDAGEPLPVDLRGRFIYYVGPVDPVRDEVVGPAGPTTATRMDKFTGQVLAQTGLLGMVGKAERGPVAREAIREHQSAYLMAVGGAAYLVSKAIKAARVVAFEDLGMEAIYEFTVQDMPVTVAVDSTGASVHESGPREWQARIGKIPVVVA from the coding sequence GTGAACCTTTCCGCCCGTCCCGCCGCGTTCCCGTCCACCCGCCAGCCGGTCTCGATCCGCCAGGCCGACCTGATCCAGTCGGTGGCCGATGCGCTGCAGTACATCAGCTACTACCACCCGGTGGACTACATCAAGAGCCTTGCCGCCGCTTACGAGCGCGAGGAGTCGCCGGCGGCGAAGGACGCGATCGCGCAGATCCTGATCAACTCCAGGATGTGCGCCGAAGGGCACCGGCCGATCTGCCAGGACACCGGCATCGTCACCGTGTTCCTCGAGATCGGGATGGACGTGCGCTGGGACGACGCGACCATGAGCGTCGAGGACATGGTCCACGAGGGTGTGCGCCGCGCCTACGCGCATCCCGACAACAAGCTGCGCGCGTCGGTCCTGGCCGACCCGGCCGGCAAGCGCGTCAACACGAAGGACAACACGCCGGGCGTGGTCAACGTCAAGGTGGTGCCGGGCAACACGGTTGATGTGATCGTCGCGGCGAAGGGCGGTGGCTCGGAGGCCAAGTCGAAGTTCGCGATGCTCAACCCGTCCGACTCGATCGTCGACTGGGTGCTCAAGACCGTGCCGACCATGGGCGCCGGCTGGTGCCCGCCGGGCATGCTCGGCATCGGCATCGGCGGCACCGCCGAGAAGGCGATGCTGCTGGCGAAGGAATCGCTCATGGAGCCGATCGACATCACCGAGCTGCAGGCGCGGGGGCCGTCCAACCGCGCCGAGGAGCTGCGGCTGGAGCTGTACGACAAGGTCAATGCGCTCGGCATCGGTGCGCAGGGCCTGGGAGGCTTGACCACGGTGCTCGACATCAAGGTCAAGGATTACCCGACCCACGCGGCCAACCTGCCGGTGGCGCTCATCCCCAACTGCGCGGCGACGCGCCATGCGCACTTCACCCTCGACGGCAGTGGCCCGGTGATGCTGGATCCGCCCTCGCTGGCGGACTGGCCCGAGCTGACCTACAGCCCGCAGAACGCGCGCCGGGTGGACCTGGACGCGGTGACCCGCGAGGACGTTGCCAGCTGGAAGCCGGGCGAGGTACTGCTGCTCAACGGCAAGCTGCTGACCGGTCGCGACGCCGCGCACAAGCGCATCGTCGGGATGCTGGACGCGGGGGAGCCACTGCCGGTCGACCTGCGCGGGCGCTTCATCTATTACGTCGGTCCGGTCGACCCGGTCCGTGACGAGGTCGTCGGCCCGGCCGGCCCGACCACGGCGACGCGCATGGACAAGTTCACCGGCCAGGTGCTGGCGCAGACCGGCCTGCTGGGCATGGTCGGCAAGGCCGAGCGCGGCCCGGTCGCGCGCGAGGCGATCCGCGAGCACCAGTCGGCCTACCTGATGGCGGTTGGCGGCGCGGCGTACCTGGTGTCGAAGGCGATCAAGGCCGCGCGCGTGGTGGCGTTCGAGGACCTCGGCATGGAGGCCATCTACGAGTTCACCGTGCAGGACATGCCAGTGACGGTCGCGGTCGACAGCACCGGTGCATCGGTGCATGAAAGCGGCCCGCGCGAGTGGCAGGCCCGCATCGGAAAGATCCCGGTGGTGGTGGCCTGA